The nucleotide window AAGTTTCTGGCCAACTCCAATCCGAAAACTTATCTGAACACTACGTTCAATAACTTCATTCTGGCCCAATACTCCGTTCAAATAATGCACTCGATCAGAGCAGAGACGGGTATCCAATATGATTCTTCCACCCGAGGGACTCTCAAGCTCTACTCGGACCCCGAGCTCATGACAAGAAAGAGCGTGCTTCTGGAACAGGTTTCAGAGCGGGGACTTCGTTTCCAAAAGCTGTCCAGAGAGCAAGTCATCAGCCGGGAACCGGCGCTGGCAATCGGTGCAGGCAGACTGGCCGGTGGATTTTTCTTTCCCGACGATGAAAGTGGCGATGCCTTCATGTTCTGCCAGGCGCTGATGGAGGAAACCCGGCGTCTGGGCGTCAAATATATCTTCAACTGCACGGTTAACTCTCTGGTGACGTCAAACCACCAACTCCTGAAAGTGATAACAAACAAGGAAGACCACACTCCGGACGGCGTCATCCTGGCTACCGGAACCTTTGGTGGACAGCTCGCCCGACAGCTTGGAACCAGGCTCCCCATACAACCGGTTAAAGGGTATTCCCTGACTCTGCCCGTCGAAGGCAAGAACATCGTTCCGAAGCTGCCGGTTGTAGATGACGGCCTGCACGCTGCGATTACCCCCCTGGGCGACAGGATTCGCGTTGCCGGCACCGCAGAATTCGCCGGATTTGATCAAACGCTGTCCAACGCGAGGATCGAGAATTTAAGAGACATTTTAGCCACTGTTTATCCCCACCTCGACGACCGCGTACATCGTGATAAGGGAGAAGCCTGGTGCGGCTTCCGGCCAATGTCTGCAGATGGCCTACCCCTGATCGGAAAGCTCGGGTCCATGGAAAATGTCTACATCAATGCAGGCCACGGCCCATTGGGATGGACTATGGCTGCCGGAAGCGCCCGGCTGCTGTCGGACATGATCACTGGCCGGGAAACAGAGATCGATCTTTCCCCCTACTCCCCCGACCGGCACAAAAACAGAAGGAAAATTATATAATGCGCCAGATCTTCTATCAATTTATGCTGCCCGGGCTGGTCTTCCAGTCGGTTGTGATCGGCGGCGGCTACGCCACAGGTCGGGAACTGGTGGAGTTTTTCCTGACCAACGGTCCCCTCGGTGGCTTACTCGGCCTTGTGGTAACAACTGTCTTGTGGAGCCTAATCCTTCTACTCACATTCGAACTGGCACGAATGACCGGAGCTCTGGACTATCGGGCCTTTTTTCGTCACCTTCTCGGTCGTTTCTGGTTCCTGTATGAAATCCCCTTTTTCCTGCTGGCCTTTCTGATCCTGTCGGTGCTGGGATCAGCTGCCGGTAATATCGTGTCTCAAAGCCTCGGCCTCCCGGAACTGTTCGGGATTGTCGGGCTAATGGCGGCAATCGCCTGGCTCTCGTTCCAGAAAAGTACCATTATCGAGAAGCTTATGGCCGGTTGGGCCTTCGTGCTTTACATTGCCTATAGCGTCCTGATCATCTGGGGTGCCACCGCCTTTCACGAGGAGATCTTCGCCAACTTCAGCGCTGCACCGCCACCGGGAAACTGGTTTGAAAACGGTTTTAAATATGCCACCTACAACATCGCCGCCATTCCCGCCGTTTTATTTGCGCTGGGACATCTGGAAAACCGGAAACAGGCGTTCGGAGCCGGGCTCCTCGGTGGACCACTGGCCATACTCCCGGCCGTGTTTCTGTTTATCGTTATGGTGGCTTTTTATCCGGATATCAACTCCACCGCCGTTCCACTGACCCACATTCTGGGCAAACTTGATGTCCCCTGGTTCAGCCTGGTCTTTCAGATCGTTATTTTTGGCACCTTCATCCAAACCGGTACCGCCCTCATTCACATGCTGAATGAGCGCATCGATCACACACTGCAAGAGCAGAACAAAAAAATGCCCCAAAACCTGCGTCCGGTTATCGCTCTTGCAGTCAGTGGCGCAGCGGTCTTCCTGGCCGCAAAGGTAGGTATAATCGATCTGATTGCACAAGGTTATGGCCTTCTGACCTGGGGTTTTCTGGCCGCCTATATAGTTCCGATCATGACGGTCGGCGCTTACAAGATTTTTCTGTTTTCGGAAAACGACTTTCCTGTAACTCAACAATTGGAGAAGATTAAAAATGACGATTGAACGCCTGGGGAATCCGCCTGTCCTGACGGACGGAACCAAAGTCCCCCTGTCCCCTGCTGTTCGTGTGGGAGACTATATCTATCTTTCCGGCGTGTTACCCATGCGGCCGGAAGGGGGATTCTCGGAAGATGATATTGAGGCCCAGACCCGCCAGTGTATCGCGAACATAAAGCAGGTACTGGAAAGTGCCGGCGCTTCCCTGGAGAACGTCTTCAAGACAACGATCTGGCTGGTCCGCAAGGAGGATTTTCCGCGCTTTAACGCCATCTATGCCGAGGCCTTCGGCGCCCATCCACCGGTCAGGTCCACCGTTTGCTCCGAACTTATGGTTCCGGGCGCCCTGGTAGAGATTGAAGCAATCGCCCAAGCATCAGAAAAATAAAAAGAATAATAAAAATCAGTAGGTTTTGCACAATGTGCAAAACCTACTCCGCTGACAGCGTAACCCCAAGCACCCTGGCGGGTTTCTTGCCGACAGCGACCAGCAGATGTCCCATGGCACTGTCAAAATACATGCTGTCGCCCGTATCCAGGACCACCGGCGCATAATGCTCCAGCAAAACCTTGACCGTCCCTTCAAGCACATAAATATAATCTTCGCCGGCATGACGGATCATCTGGCTTTCTGTTTCTTCCCCGTCGCGGATGTTAACGTCCACGATCATGGGGATCATGCCTTTCTTTGAAATCATGTTGCAAAGATAACGGCTGGTGTAGGTATCAGAGGAAACCGTCTCGCCGTCTCCCTTTCGGGTAACGGTCATGCGCGCCATTGGTTGGCTGCTCGTCGCCCCTTCCTTTTCACTCAGGAGATCGCTGATATCAATTTCCAGCCCCCTGCAGATACTGACAACTTTATCAAACCCCGGGGAGATCACGTCGTTTTCAATTTTGGAAAGAGTAGACTGGGCGATTGAAGTCAATTCGCTGAGCCTGGTCAGGTTCATATTTCTGTCTTGGCGGAACTTGCGAATTTTTTCTCCAAGCTTCAGCTTTTTCTTTTCCATATCTGATTGAATCCGTTTGCAGTTCAGGCACTCCCTACCTAGCATAACAGGCTCAGAAATAAAACGGATATTCACAATATGACCAGAAGTTTACAATAGTGATAATCCACATTGAATGACTTCAGACTTTCCGGTCAATTTCTGGAAATATCTGAGAACTTTTTGTTCTGAATAGAATACTTTTTCCATTCCACATGGTCAAAATGCCACCATTCCCAGGGGTAAATTTCAAAATCATTGCTCTCCATGGCCTGGCGCAACAAATCCTTATGCCAACGTTCCAAATCTGTACCACCAATATATTTTGGCGTGGACCGTACCCAAAATTCATCATAGCGGCCCGGCATGGTCACTACCTTACCGGTTTTCAACTCAAATAACGTCAAATCTATAGCCGATCCCCGGTTATGGCGGGAGCCATGTGCTGGATTAGCCACATAGATGTGAGACTCTTCCGGCGTCGCATCCCAAAACATCTTTGTCGCAAACCAGGGCCGATAGCCGTCATGAATCAACAGGCCATACCCTCTCTCTCTGAGCCAGTCATGGGCTTTTTTCAGAGCCATAGCCCCCGGACGCTGGAGAAAAGCGCGCGCTTCATCATAAACCGGAACACCAAGAAAATTATTGCTTCCCGCATACCTGATGTCCAATTTCAGGCGCGGGTCAAGCGAGGAGAGCTCAACGAGTTCTGACGCCCTGAATTTTCTCTCCTCCCGAGGAGGTCGTGCTGCAAGCGCACCTTTTTTCAGGTTATCGCTTACCCTGATACCAGCATGAATATCAGCTTCAATTTCCGCCCCAAAGTCGCGGCGCTCGTAGGTTTTACCTTGGAAGAAGATTCCAATAACCCGACCGGTTTCATTCCGCTCAAAAGACATTTTTTCGCCAGAATAATAACGTCCCTCACCGACGCGCAGTGTCGTTTCATCCAGTTGTTTTAGCGGCAAATAGCGAACCCAATCCAGACGCGCATATGGCTTGCCATCCCATTCATAGATCCGGATATAGTCCTCCGGGCTTCCATATTCACCGACAAGCCCGGCCAAGACGCAAGAGACCGGTTCTGGTTTCTTCCATTCCGAACGTTGATAACTCACCTCGCCCAAACGTACCCAATTACCTTTTGGATCAATAGCTACATCCGCTGAAAAATTGCGAGCATCATCCAGATACCAGTTCCCGACTTTTTGCCGCACTTCAGAAGTCACTGAAGCCGTCTCAAGAAACAATTTCCCCCAAAGAGAGCGTAGTATAAGGCTGTTTCCCCCGTTTTGGTAATAGCCCGCAACACGGGACAGGGTTTTTGCGGCGATCTCTTCCGTTCGAAGGTATCGCGGTAGCGGTTTCCCCTCCTCGGCAGCCGCCAACAACCTCTCTGCATATTTTGCGAGACGCTGACTCACCGGCGTCTTGTGCAGATTGGCCAGAACAGCCACTCCGTTGCCTGCTGGCGCATTCAGATAGATATCCACTGAATGGCCCGCGAGGGATCCGGAATAGGAAACAGGGCCCGGCAGATCTCCCGCATCAGGAAAATGGCAATTCCTGTCTTCCGACGCAAGCGCCTGAAGCAATACTCCGAGATCCCGGGCGGAACTATAGAAAGTCCGGGATGCCTTCTCAGCAGCCATCTTGCGAGACACCACAACGTCCTCATTTTCGTAGGAAGTATAGTGCCCTTCCACAAACCTGTCCGGAAGTTGCCCGGTCACTCTGCCGCTCCCGGACATACCAAGGCATTTGAACAGCCTTTCATGCACAAGTTCCTCAAGAGATTGACCAGTCACCCTCTCGTGTATGCTACCCAGAACAGGAGCTACTGCGGGTGGGATCGGTTTCCCGACAGCATCTCCTGCCAGGTGCTTCGGAAGAAGCCGTAGGGTAACAGGCAGTTGGTTGAGGTTAGAGTCCTTTATTTCCGGGAAATAGTGCGCTACCGAGGCGGCCAGATCCCGTTCCTCCTGCCCGACCATTTGGAGAAACAAAACCTCTGCCAACAAGTCACCGGCTGTCCCAAGGAGAAAAACTTCCTGCCCTGCGGTTTCGCGCTGCCCGTCGGGCCCGGACGATATACTACCCCGCCAGATAACCCTACCGCCGCGAACCAACACCGCAGACAAGTGCGGTATTTTTTTGGCTGCCTGTTCAAATCTTACGGCATCAGCAAATGCTTCAACCAAAGTCTCTTGTGGATAACTTTCAGGCCCGGCACTTGCTTGCCCCATTCCCACAAACGTCATAGCCACGAGACACACCATGACCCTGCTTCGCTGTCTGAACCGCATATAATTTCCCCTTTTTGGTGCCCTTGTTGTTGCGGTGCTGCGACTGTGCACCAATTTACTTCGTTGCGTATGCCCTTTCACCGCGACAATAAAAACTCTCATACTCTTTATCCGGCAGGAAGCAACCACCAGTCGTCCAGATGACATGCACGGCATTTGCAATATTATTTTGCTTCAGATATTCCCGTCCGGCCTCCGTATGATACAGCCTTTCCGGTCCAAATACGCCGGCAGCCGCCGATGGTTCCACCCGCAGGTCTTCCGTTTTTTTTAGAAGAAACAGCCCCTGCATTAAATTTTCATCATTAACCGTGTAGATTCCGGATACCCGGGAACGCATCAGATCGGACACCAGTTTTGACGCGGTCCCTACCGCCAGGCCATCCGCCTCAGTACGGTTATCCAGACCATAATCATAAACAGAAACAGGGCCGTCGTGCTCCTTCAGCATTTCCAAAAGCATGGAGGGTGCCGCCACCGGCTCGGCAAAGAAGGGATGCACATGATCCCCGAACAATTGACCGGCCCCAAAGGCGATTCCTCCGGGGGCACCGCCTATGCCGCAGGGCAGGTAAAGAAAGAGCGGACAGTCAGGTCCTATGAGGATGCCGTGGGACAGGAGCTGTTCCTGTAGTTCGAAGGCTGCCACGCTATAACCGAGAAAAAGGAGCCTCGAATATTCATCGTTCACGAAATATATATGAGACTGGCTTTCGGCACGGGCCGCAGCGTTGTGTACGGCCGTGGTGAAATCACTGTCATATTCTATGACCTGCGCACCATGCTCTCTCAGACGTTGTTTTTTCCAGGCCTTGGCGTCCCTGGACATATGGACTTCCACCTGGAAGCCAAGCGCACGTCCGACGATCCCGACACTCAGACCTAGATTTCCGGTACTTCCGACCGCAATCACTCGAGAAGCAAACTTTTCCCTGATTTCGGAACCGGCCAGCTTTTCCACCGGATCGCCCTCGAAAAGGTAACCTTCTTGCAGCGCCAGATCCCAGGCATGCGAGACCACCTCGAAAATACCGCCCCGCGCCTTGATGGAACCTGCGACAGGCAGGTCGTGATCCGCCTTGATAAACAGACGTGTCATATCATCACCTGCGTCGATCAGCTCCCCCAGAAGACTGGCAGCCGGATAGAGCTTTGACCTGACTTCACCTTTTGTCACATTCAGCTCCGGAAATAATTTTTCCAAAAGCGGCGCCATCGCCCTGAAACGAATAAAAGCCGCTGTAAAATCCTCTTGGGTAACAGCGGAAGACGCTTCGGTAGGTGCAGCGGAACCCCGGCGCGGATTAACCCAAAAGAATTCTTTATATCTTTTCACCTGCTCGACGATATTCATTCGTTTATTTCCCCGAGGCCAAACCCTCTGGATGCGGACAGTTTTATCCGCATCCAGAGGAGGTCCTGACATCTACATTTTATTATATTTATTAATCCGGTACAGTGTGCATCCGAACACCGGAAACAATACCGGCGGCGGATTACACTTGCAAACGATAGAATATTATAAGATATATTAGATATGCTTATACCTAACGGCAAAATATCCCCCTATCTTATAGGCAACCTTTTCTTTTTTGATGTGGTTTGTCGCCATCTCTCCTTCAGTCATGCTGCAGAGGAGCTTAATGTTTCCCAGGCCGCCGTCAGCCAGCGCATGCGACAGTTGGAAGAACAACTCAGCGTACAGTTATTCTATCGCCAGGCCCGGGGAGTTGCCCTGACAAGGGCAGGCGAAATGCTTTACACTGGCTGCAAGGACGGATTTTCCGCAATCTGCAACACCGTATGCGAACTGATTGATGGAAAACCCAGGAACGAGTTGGTGATCAGTTGCCCGCCTTCCCTGGCGATGGACTGGCTGATCCCCAGATTGGATGACTTCTATACAAAACATCCGGAGATTAAGCTGAGGATATCGGCTGAGTTCAATACCCCTTCCCGCGACTTTTTTCTGCGCAACCAGATTGATATCGCCCTGCGCTACGAACCGTTGATTTATCATGCTGGAATGATCTGTGAGAATGTTATTGAAGAACTAATCGTTCCAGTTGGCCCGCCCGGATCGCACAACTTGTGGAATGCTCCGCTGCTCCATGATGCGGAAGCCTGGGACGGCGCCCCGAATAGCTATGAGTGGTCAGTGTGGCTGCAACATCAAAACCTGGAGCACAATGTCACGGGCCAGGAAATTTACTTCAACCTGGCCCAACTTTCCCTCAAGGCCTCCCTGCAAGGTCAGGGAATCGCCATGGGGCGAGCTTCAATCATTCTCGACTACCTGGAACGAGGGGATCTGAAAATATGCGCCGGCAGCCCGGTGAAGTCCGGCTTGTGGTATCGCCTGATCAGCCTGGAGAATACCGGTGACAACAATACGCACCGCAAATTCAAAAAATGGTTCCAGGAGCAGTTGCTGCAATCACGGCAGGAATTCGAGGCATTTCTGAAAAACGGGCAAAAATAAAGGGGCCGCTACCGGACCCTTTGTCGTCAGCTATAGTAATTTATGCCCAGAAGGTTCCAGTAATAATAGAACCAGATCATAAACAGCGCATAGAAACTGATCACACTGTAGCGGATTCTTGCCCAAAGCCCGTTCTTCCCCTTAATGGGGCCAACCCTCTAGATTGATGATGTGGACGGCCCTCGTTAGTGGCATCTGATGTGCCATAGTGAGAGTTGTTTCGAACTTCATTACAGGAGGACCATCCACCATGAACATTACCACAATCGGCCTTGACCTCGCAAAGAGGGTTTTTCAGATCCACGGCATTGATGACACCGGCAAGGTGTTCATCCGAAAACAAGTGCGCCGACATATGCTGCTGCCTTTCTTCGTCAACCTTCCTCCCTGTCTGGTTGGCATGGAAGCCTGCGCCAGTGCTCATCATTGGGCGAGAGAACTTCAGAAACTGGGCTACCAGGTCCGGCTGATGCCGCCTCAATATGTCAAACCCTACGTCAAACGGGGCAAAAATGACGCAGCCGATGCGGAAGCCATCTGTGAAGCGGTCACCCGGCCAACCATGCGCTTTGTACCGATCGCCTGGGCGATCATGACCCGGAAAGAACCCTACACCCCAAGAGAAAGACACGCTTAAACCGCACAACTGAACACAACACCTATTTGCAAGGACATTTGATGTGATGATCACGAAAAGCAGGAATCAAGGGCTCGGACACCTCGACCGCAACCAGGCTCATAATTGAGCGTTAAGTTGATTAGAGACCGGGTCTGCGGAAATCATCAGGGCCAGCGGATATCATCAGGGCCAGCGGATATCAACCGCATCAACAGGCCGGACACATGAAAGCACCTGACGACATCGCAACATCCAACAAATTTACCCTTGCATTTAAAGGGCCGTCCACACATGGTTGCGGAGCGGGGCTCGCAAGAATTATTGTGGATTTCACTTCATATCCGGTTTCAAGACAAGAAAAGGTCATAAAAATAATGTCGCGACTGTGATTTCTAATCAGGCTTAATCTTTGGGCCGGAGCTCCTCAATAACCCGGGCGTCGACCCAGAAAATATCTACATTTTCGTATTTATCCGAGCCCATATTCCGGTTGAAGAAAAGATATTTACCATCCGGCGTCACACTCGCAGACGCTTCCCAGGCGCTTGTGTTTACCTTGTCGCCCAGATTAATGGCCGCGCCCCAGGTGCCATCCTGCTGTCGAAAACTGATATAAAGGTCTGAAGAACCGTGCCCGCCTTCCCGGACAGCATCCCAGATCAAATAGGATTCATCGGGCGCAATGAAGGGATGGTTCAGATTTGTGCCTGTATTGATTTCCTTGCCCAACATTTTTGGTTGTTCATATTTTCCATCGACCAATCGTGAATAACGAAGGGGAAAGTCCGGTTTCTCTTTATCGTAGGTATCAAAATAATAGGCGCCGTTGGCCGACGCCGAAAGCCGCATGATAAGTTGATCTTTAAAGGGAGCTTCAAGATTTTTCACTTCCGACCATCCGGTCCCGGTACGCTCCATATAGCGCCGGCCCAGATGCATGGTCCTGCCATCGGGAGAGACGAATGGCTGACCGGCCCAGCCTGAGACAACAGACTCGCGCCACCGATTATCCTTATATTGAAAAACAACGAACGTAGCGTCTTCGTATTTGCCGCCGTTCCTCAGGAGGTAGAACTCATTCATGTCGGGCGTGAAAGCGCCGCTGTATTCCCAATGTTCTGTCGAAACAATACCGGGCGCAAATGCTTCAGGTGTCAAACCGGGAGGTTCCTGCCCGAGATAAGGGCCGTCGAGGACCGGTAATTCATCCCGGGCATGACTTGCGCCACTCACAGCCAAAAAAGTGAGCAACGGAATAATAAACGCTGAAAAACGCTTCTTCATTTTATAATTCCCCATAGACGATATTATATTTTCATTCTGTAAGTGTGCAAAATCACACGGCATTCGACAAAGGAATTGCGATGAACTGTTCTTTCCGAAAGGTAAAACTCACCTGCCGCATAACGTCCCCCACCAGATTATTAACTTCGGTAATGACCTCGACTAAAAAAGAAAAAATTGGTAGCGGAGAAGGGACAATTCCCCGAAGACGCAGAGATGAGATGGCTTGAGCCCTTCCCCTTGGGATGCTAGATTGCCCACGGAAGACATATAAGCAGGGGGAACATGCCAGCCTATCTCCAGGAAATTCTATACAGCCTTGCCATCCTGCCGGAATTCCGCTACCTGCTTTTCTGGCTGCTGTACGGCCTGCCCTGGGCACTGCTGATCAAGACCCTCAACGGTCGGATGAAAACCGTGCTGTGGTTATATCTCGGTACCTTTATCGCAGGTATTTCCATATACAGCGAGAACCATTTTTATGAACTGAACATAATTGTTTTTGTCACCATCATCACCCTGGCTGGCTTTGGGGTGCCGATGTACTTGATAGACGATGAACTGGAACGGGCCGGCTTTCTCTCTGGTTTTCATAAGCTGGATAGATTTCTCGCCGCTCCCGGCACGGCTCAGGTCTGCTGCCTGCTTCTCTGCCTTTATATCTGGTCCGGCAGGCTCTCTGCCAGACTGTGGCCTGAACATTTCGGCATACGACCCATAGACCGGCTTTATGAAGCAGAGTTGCCCCTCGAACTGGAAGAACGTTACTGGACAATGTCCAAAAGATTCCTTTTAGGTCTTTCAATTGTGCTGTTTGGCGAGTTTCTGCTTTTTCAGGGCGCCCCCATCTGGGGATACGCCGTCGTTACCCCCGGTTTTTTTATCGGCGGCACTGCTTTTTTCACACGCTCCTGCCGCATCGACCGCAATGGCCTGGCTATCTCCCGGCTGTTCCGCAAACCACATCAAATCCCCTGGTCGGACATTGCTTCTTTTGAACGGTTGACGCCCCACCCGCTCTCCGGCATCAGAATAACCCTGAAGCCATCTGGTTTGCCGTTTAGCAACTATCAACAACTGCCCAGCCGGTATGGCTATGACCCTGAGGCGCTGAGCCTCTACTTGAATGACATGAAAGAAAAGATTGGTAGCGGAGGTGCGCTTCCAATGGAACCCCCGGCTTGATTAGCACCTTCAAATCCCGTACCCACTTGAGACTTCAAAGACTTTAAACAGTCGATGTCGGATCAGAGGCCGATCAACTCACTGCAATACTTGGCGTATATAGACCTACTCTCATAAGAGCTTCCTATCCAGCTCCCGGCAACTGGACATCATACCGTGTGCTGCGCCCGCCACCCTCTAACTTGCGAAACACGCCCATTTTCATAAGCTCGGCCAGATCGCGGGTCGCCGTGGCCTTTGAACAGTGCGTAATTTTGGTATATTTCTGGGCGCTCATGCCGCCCTTAAAACCCTCTGGTCCTTCGCGGAACATACGGGCCAGAACTTTGGTTTGGCGCTCATTGAGTTTGTCCGCATGTATGTCCCAGAAACGTGCTTTTGATAACACATAACCGATTTGCCCTTTTGCCTGTCTCTGAGAATCCCGCACTAGCCCGGTAAACCAGACCAGCCACTCAGTAATGTCCAGACCGCCTTGGCTGGCACGGGACAAAGCATCATAATATTCGTTTCGCCGCCCTTCGATTGTGGTCGAAAGACTCAAAAGAGCAGGATGCCCAAGCTCCTGCGATAGAGCGACCTCTGATATCGCACGGCCAACACGGCCATTCCCATCTGAAAACGGGTGGATACATTCAAAATACAAATGCGCTACACCGGCGCGCACCGCCGCCTTGAGATCATGACTTCCATTAAACCATTCAATAAACCGCGCCATTTCGCTTGGCACCTGTTCCGAAGGTGGCGCTTCATAGTGAACTTTCTCGTGACCAATTGCACCGGAGACAATCTGCATCGGTTCGGCACTCGTTCGCCATTTTCCGACATCCAGCCTGCCCCGCTGATAACGGTTCACAATGATCTGATCCTGCCAGGCACACAACATCTCCGCACATAGCGGCGCGGCAAAATGGTCCCGGACGGAGATCATCAACGCCGCCACACCATGAGCCCTCGGATCGCGAACCGTATCCGGCGTGGCATTCAGGCCAAGCTGGTTGCGGATGGAAGAGCGCACATCTTCCCGGTCGAAGTTTTCCCCTTCAATCTGCGATGTTTTCACAGCTTCCGACACCATCAAGTCCACAAGAGCATCCGTCTTTTGGTCTTCGGAAAGATGCTTTACCTCTCCCACAAGCGAGCTTGCTTCCAGCGCATAAATGTAGGCATTCTGGTCAACAGCATCATTGTCCCAAGTAAAATTCGGCCATTCTGTCTGTTGCCAAATGTACGCCATGCCTATCTTTCAATCTTTCAGTCAATTCATTCTGAGCCAAT belongs to Emcibacter sp. and includes:
- a CDS encoding M15 family metallopeptidase translates to MTFVGMGQASAGPESYPQETLVEAFADAVRFEQAAKKIPHLSAVLVRGGRVIWRGSISSGPDGQRETAGQEVFLLGTAGDLLAEVLFLQMVGQEERDLAASVAHYFPEIKDSNLNQLPVTLRLLPKHLAGDAVGKPIPPAVAPVLGSIHERVTGQSLEELVHERLFKCLGMSGSGRVTGQLPDRFVEGHYTSYENEDVVVSRKMAAEKASRTFYSSARDLGVLLQALASEDRNCHFPDAGDLPGPVSYSGSLAGHSVDIYLNAPAGNGVAVLANLHKTPVSQRLAKYAERLLAAAEEGKPLPRYLRTEEIAAKTLSRVAGYYQNGGNSLILRSLWGKLFLETASVTSEVRQKVGNWYLDDARNFSADVAIDPKGNWVRLGEVSYQRSEWKKPEPVSCVLAGLVGEYGSPEDYIRIYEWDGKPYARLDWVRYLPLKQLDETTLRVGEGRYYSGEKMSFERNETGRVIGIFFQGKTYERRDFGAEIEADIHAGIRVSDNLKKGALAARPPREERKFRASELVELSSLDPRLKLDIRYAGSNNFLGVPVYDEARAFLQRPGAMALKKAHDWLRERGYGLLIHDGYRPWFATKMFWDATPEESHIYVANPAHGSRHNRGSAIDLTLFELKTGKVVTMPGRYDEFWVRSTPKYIGGTDLERWHKDLLRQAMESNDFEIYPWEWWHFDHVEWKKYSIQNKKFSDISRN
- a CDS encoding D-serine ammonia-lyase — protein: MNIVEQVKRYKEFFWVNPRRGSAAPTEASSAVTQEDFTAAFIRFRAMAPLLEKLFPELNVTKGEVRSKLYPAASLLGELIDAGDDMTRLFIKADHDLPVAGSIKARGGIFEVVSHAWDLALQEGYLFEGDPVEKLAGSEIREKFASRVIAVGSTGNLGLSVGIVGRALGFQVEVHMSRDAKAWKKQRLREHGAQVIEYDSDFTTAVHNAAARAESQSHIYFVNDEYSRLLFLGYSVAAFELQEQLLSHGILIGPDCPLFLYLPCGIGGAPGGIAFGAGQLFGDHVHPFFAEPVAAPSMLLEMLKEHDGPVSVYDYGLDNRTEADGLAVGTASKLVSDLMRSRVSGIYTVNDENLMQGLFLLKKTEDLRVEPSAAAGVFGPERLYHTEAGREYLKQNNIANAVHVIWTTGGCFLPDKEYESFYCRGERAYATK
- a CDS encoding LysR family transcriptional regulator; translation: MLIPNGKISPYLIGNLFFFDVVCRHLSFSHAAEELNVSQAAVSQRMRQLEEQLSVQLFYRQARGVALTRAGEMLYTGCKDGFSAICNTVCELIDGKPRNELVISCPPSLAMDWLIPRLDDFYTKHPEIKLRISAEFNTPSRDFFLRNQIDIALRYEPLIYHAGMICENVIEELIVPVGPPGSHNLWNAPLLHDAEAWDGAPNSYEWSVWLQHQNLEHNVTGQEIYFNLAQLSLKASLQGQGIAMGRASIILDYLERGDLKICAGSPVKSGLWYRLISLENTGDNNTHRKFKKWFQEQLLQSRQEFEAFLKNGQK
- a CDS encoding Fic family protein produces the protein MAYIWQQTEWPNFTWDNDAVDQNAYIYALEASSLVGEVKHLSEDQKTDALVDLMVSEAVKTSQIEGENFDREDVRSSIRNQLGLNATPDTVRDPRAHGVAALMISVRDHFAAPLCAEMLCAWQDQIIVNRYQRGRLDVGKWRTSAEPMQIVSGAIGHEKVHYEAPPSEQVPSEMARFIEWFNGSHDLKAAVRAGVAHLYFECIHPFSDGNGRVGRAISEVALSQELGHPALLSLSTTIEGRRNEYYDALSRASQGGLDITEWLVWFTGLVRDSQRQAKGQIGYVLSKARFWDIHADKLNERQTKVLARMFREGPEGFKGGMSAQKYTKITHCSKATATRDLAELMKMGVFRKLEGGGRSTRYDVQLPGAG
- a CDS encoding XRE family transcriptional regulator, with protein sequence MEKKKLKLGEKIRKFRQDRNMNLTRLSELTSIAQSTLSKIENDVISPGFDKVVSICRGLEIDISDLLSEKEGATSSQPMARMTVTRKGDGETVSSDTYTSRYLCNMISKKGMIPMIVDVNIRDGEETESQMIRHAGEDYIYVLEGTVKVLLEHYAPVVLDTGDSMYFDSAMGHLLVAVGKKPARVLGVTLSAE
- a CDS encoding D-amino acid dehydrogenase; the protein is MKVVIIGAGLQGVTTAYFLSKAGHDVTVLERRETSGQETSFANGGILTPSMSDPWNAPGCWKEMLTTIGQEDSPLLIRPKALPGMIGWGMKFLANSNPKTYLNTTFNNFILAQYSVQIMHSIRAETGIQYDSSTRGTLKLYSDPELMTRKSVLLEQVSERGLRFQKLSREQVISREPALAIGAGRLAGGFFFPDDESGDAFMFCQALMEETRRLGVKYIFNCTVNSLVTSNHQLLKVITNKEDHTPDGVILATGTFGGQLARQLGTRLPIQPVKGYSLTLPVEGKNIVPKLPVVDDGLHAAITPLGDRIRVAGTAEFAGFDQTLSNARIENLRDILATVYPHLDDRVHRDKGEAWCGFRPMSADGLPLIGKLGSMENVYINAGHGPLGWTMAAGSARLLSDMITGRETEIDLSPYSPDRHKNRRKII
- a CDS encoding RidA family protein, with product MTIERLGNPPVLTDGTKVPLSPAVRVGDYIYLSGVLPMRPEGGFSEDDIEAQTRQCIANIKQVLESAGASLENVFKTTIWLVRKEDFPRFNAIYAEAFGAHPPVRSTVCSELMVPGALVEIEAIAQASEK